A single genomic interval of Zingiber officinale cultivar Zhangliang chromosome 4A, Zo_v1.1, whole genome shotgun sequence harbors:
- the LOC121972056 gene encoding paired amphipathic helix protein Sin3-like 3 isoform X4, translating into MAPAANSTAPKLTTNDALAYLKAVKDIFHDKREKYDEFLEVMKDFKSQRIDTNGVIMRVKELFKGHRDLILGFNTFLPKGYEIKLPEEKKPIEFEEAIDFVNKIKNRFENDEHVYKSFLDILNMYRRDNKSIHEVHEEVAALFQNHQDLLEEFTHFLPDASATYALHHGYSGRTFSRRDDRSYMMPTLRHVHVDKRDRTHAAHVDRDFSVDRSDTEHDRKRRRRDREKDRKEDSDRKNHERDEDLELDSGDLDNTQHKHKLSSQKADDSTAELMQQGADGPILYSISSSTFDDKNALKSVYNQEFNFCEKVKEKLHPDTYQEFLKCLHIYSQEIVTRTELKNLVTDILGKYQDLMEGFNEFLAHCENIDGFLEGVFNKSMSKGHMGRPAKMENRDKERDREFVEREKDHENERHAERERVDKGISHKATLCSNKEKYNLWKPISELDFSNCQRCTPSYRLLPKNYLIPPTSHRTELGESVLNDHWVSVTSGSEDYSFKHMRKNQYEESLFRCEDDRFEMDMLLESVNATTERVEELLEIMHDPAKSDNPMHSEENLTSLNLRCIERLYGDHGLDVMDVLQRNASLALPVILTRLKQKQEEWSRCRSDFNKVWSEIYAKNYHKSLDHRSFYFKQQDSKNLSTKTLLAEIKEINDKMKEEDVLLAVSVKNKHPIIPNMEFKYIDVDVHEDLYRIIKYSSGEVCTSSDQLDKVMRLWSTVLESLLGVPSRNQGVRDGQDIDSKSFVKTGIRELAESNGSPGVIKQNKTQNNILHEQAGSSKVGLVNGEVIAAENHSYDVDCAIWHGENLINDPHQGIVQASAPIVDEISPATVHAEELPDGNNVASTVEEVDTQTNPENITGSTGASLRTVNVGTELQGEPRSTSETLPSSEGGHSSRPIESANCGGSFGCNKDFKPTESSIFVKNSKIEREEGELSPTGDFEDNFVAYEDAAVTAAAKQKDISTSRQYQVTPGCGDAAGENNADDEDEESPERSTEASENASEAGEDVSGSESGNGEDCSHEDHEEDDAEPKAESEEEAEGMTEAHDVEGEITSLPYSERFLNTVKPLARHVPAALHYKHEKSSKIFYGNDSLYVLFRLHQILYERILSAKTNSSAAENKWRHSKDTNHPDLYAKFMSALFNLLDGSADNTKFEDDCRAIIGTQSYVLFTLDKLIYKVVKQLQAILSDEMNNKLLHLYLYEKSRRAGRHSDVVYNENVRVLLHDESIYRFESYSQSSDVTRLSIQLMDYGHEKPDVTAVAIDPNFSSYLYNDFLSSVPVRKRLQGVFMRRNKRKNVDGDEYSATSKAMNGIRVTNGLECKIACNSSKVSYVLDTEDLLLRMRKRTRYSSKEPTQADDTKAHRFHNFVSSFMSRS; encoded by the exons ATGGCGCCAGCAGCTAATAGCACTGCTCCCAAGCTTACGACCAATGATGCCCTAGCCTATCTGAAGGCCGTGAAGGATATATTTCACGACAAAAGAGAAAAATACGATGAGTTTCTTGAGGTCATGAAGGACTTCAAGAGCCAGAG GATCGATACAAATGGAGTTATTATGAGGGTGAAGGAGTTATTTAAGGGGCATCGGGATCTAATCTTGGGGTTTAACACCTTCTTGCCAAAGGGATATGAGATTAAGCTACCAGAAGAAAAGAAACCAATTGAGTTTGAGGAGGCAATTGATTTTGTTAATAAAATCAAG AATCGTTTCGAGAATGATGAACATGTTTATAAGTCATTCTTAGATATCCTGAATATGTACCGTAGGGATAACAAGTCAATCCATGAGGTTCATGAAGAG GTAGCTGCCCTTTTTCAAAATCATCAAGATTTGCTTGAGGAATTCACACATTTTTTGCCTGATGCGTCAGCAACATATGCATTGCATCATGGATATAGTGGTCGAACTTTTTCACGTCGGGATGACAGGAGCTATATGATGCCTACATTAAGGCATGTTCATGTGGATAAG AGGGACAGGACTCATGCAGCACATGTTGACCGTGACTTTAGTGTGGATCGTTCTGATACAGAGCATGATAGAAAGAGAAGACGTCGAGATAGGGAAAAGGACAGGAAGGAAGATAGTGACAGGAAAAATCATGAACGAGACGAGGATTTGGAGCTGGATAGTGGTGATTTAGATAACACACAGCATAAGCATAAACTTTCTTCTCAAAAAGCTGATGACTCTACTGCTGAACTGATGCAACAAGGAGCTGATGGCCCTATCCTGTATAGCATTTCGTCTTCAACATTTGATGATAAAAATGCTTTGAAGA GTGTATATAATCAAGAATTTAATTTCTGTGAAAAAGTGAAGGAAAAGTTGCATCCTGACACCTACCAGGAATTTTTGAAATGCCTTCACATATACAGCCAAGAAATAGTAACTAGAACGGAACTAAAGAATCTG GTAACTGACATCCTAGGAAAGTATCAGGATCTCATGgaaggttttaatgaatttttagcACATTGTGAGAATATAG ATGGATTTCTAGAAGGTGTGTTCAACAAAAGTATGTCTAAAG GGCATATGGGTAGACCAGCTAAAATGGAGAATAGAGACAAAGAAAGGGATCGTGAATTTGTTGAACGAGAGAAAGATCATGAAAACGAGAGACACGCTGAAAGAGAAAGAGTTGATAAAGGCATCTCACACAAGGCTACTCTATGCTcaaacaaagaaaaatataatttatggAAACCAATTTCAGAGCTAGACTTCTCAAATTGTCAACGATGTACTCCAAGTTACCGCCTTcttcccaaaaat TATCTTATACCCCCTACTAGCCACAGAACTGAACTTGGAGAATCTGTACTAAATGATCATTGGGTGTCGGTGACTTCTGGAAGTGAGGATTATTCTTTCAAACACATGCGAAAAAATCAATATGAAGAAAGCTTATTTAGATGTGAAGATGATAG ATTTGAGATGGATATGCTATTGGAATCAGTGAATGCAACAACTGAACGTGTTGAGGAATTGCTGGAAATAATGCATGATCCTGCCAAATCAGATAATCCTATGCACAGTGAAGAAAATCTTACAT CTCTAAATTTGAGATGTATCGAACGGTTATATGGAGACCATGGTCTTGATGTCATGGATGTGCTTCAGAGAAATGCTAGTCTTGCATTGCCAGTCATATTAACTCGTCTGAAGCAAAAGCAAGAAGAATGGTCTAGGTGCCGTTCAGATTTCAATAAAGTTTGGTCAGAAATATATGCCAAGAATTATCACAAGTCACTTGATCATCGCAGTTTCTATTTCAAGCAACAGGATTCAAAGAACTTGAGCACAAAAA CTTTGCTGGCtgagattaaagaaataaatgatAAGATGAAGGAGGAGGATGTTCTTCTTGCTGTTTCTGTTAAAAATAAGCACCCGATTATTCCCAATATGGAATTTAAGTATATAGATGTAGATGTCCATGAGGATTTATATCGAATCATAAAATATTCAAGTGGAGAAGTGTGCACATCTTCGGACCAGTTGGACAAAGTCATGAGGTTATGGAGTACTGTTTTGGAGTCCCTGTTGGGTGTTCCAAGTCGAAATCAAGGTGTACGAGATGGACAAGATATAGACTCAAAGAGTTTTGTCAAAACCGGCATCAGAGAATTGGCTGAAAGCAATGGGAGTCCTGGAGTAATTAAGCAAAATAAAACTCAAAATAATATTCTACACGAACAAGCAGGTTCAAGCAAGGTCGGCTTAGTAAATGGAGAAGTGATCGCTGCTGAAAATCATTCTTATGATGTAGattgtgccatttggcatggtgaaaatcTTATCAATGATCCACATCAAGGAATTGTGCAGGCTAGTGCTCCTATTGTTGATGAAATTTCTCCAGCAACTGTGCATGCAGAAGAGTTGCCGGATGGTAACAATGTTGCAAGCACTGTCGAGGAAGTCGACACTCAAACAAATCCAGAAAATATAACAG GGAGTACTGGTGCATCTTTGAGAACTGTCAATGTTGGAACAGAGCTACAAGGTGAACCTCGTTCAACCAGTGAAACTTTACCTTCGTCAGAG GGTGGACACTCTTCAAGGCCAATTGAATCTGCAAATTGTGGTGGCAGTTTTGGGTGTAATAAAGATTTCAAGCCTACTGAAAGTTCTATTTTCGTTAAGAATTCTAAGATTGAAAGAGAAGAAGGTGAATTGTCACCTACTGGAGATTTTGAGGATAATTTTGTAGCTTATGAAGATGCTGCTGTAACTGCAGCTGCTAAGCAGAAAGATATTTCTACTAGCAGACAGTACCAAGTCACGCCTGGATGTGGTGATGCTGCAGGTGAGAATAATGCTGATGATGAGGATGAAGAAAGTCCTGAACGATCCACTGAGGCCAGTGAAAATGCATCAGAGGCTGGTGAGGATGTGTCCGGCAGTGAATCTGGTAATGGTGAGGATTGTTCCCATGAAGATCATGAAGAGGATGATGCAGAGCCAAAGGCTGAAAGTGAAGAGGAAGCTGAAGGAATGACTGAAGCACATGATGTTGAAGGGGAAATTACATCATTACCATATTCAGAACGATTTCTGAACACTGTGAAACCTCTTGCTAGGCATGTACCTGCTGCATTGCATTATAAGCACGAAAAATCTTCCAAGATATTTTATGGAAATGATTCATTGTACGTGTTGTTTCGGCTTCATCAG ATATTGTATGAAAGGATACTCTCTGCTAAGACAAATTCATCTGCTGCTGAAAATAAATGGAGACATTCTAAAGATACAAACCATCCTGATTTATATGCCAA ATTTATGAGCGCTCTATTCAATCTACTTGATGGTTCTGCTGACAATACCAAATTTGAAGACGATTGTCGTGCTATTATTGGGACGCAGTCCTATGTACTATTTACATTGGATAAGCTAATCTATAAAGTTGTTAAACAG CTTCAAGCAATACTCTCAGATGAGATGAATAATAAGCTTCTCCATCTCTACTTGTATGAAAAATCAAGGCGAGCTGGGAGGCATTCAGATGTTGTTTATAATGAAAATGTCCGGGTTCTTCTGCATGATGAAAGTATATACAGATTTGAAAGT TATTCACAATCTTCAGATGTAACCCGACTATCAATCCAACTTATGGACTATGGACATGAAAAACCTGATGTTACTGCTGTTGCAATAGACCCCAACTTTTCATCTTACTTGTACAATGACTTTCTCTCAAGCGTTCCAGTGAGGAAAAGATTGCAAGGTGTCTTCATGAGGAG GAATAAGCGCAAAAATGTGGATGGCGACGAGTATTCTGCTACTTCCAAAGCCATGAACGGGATTCGAGTTACCAATGGCTTGGAGTGCAAGATAGCATGCAATTCATCAAAG GTGTCTTATGTGCTAGATACTGAGGATTTATTGCTTCGAATGAGAAAGAGAACAAGATATTCAAGCAAAGAACCCACACAAGCAGACGACACTAAAGCACATCGATTCCACAATTTTGTTTCCAGTTTCATGTCCAGATCTTAA
- the LOC121972056 gene encoding paired amphipathic helix protein Sin3-like 3 isoform X3, translated as MGSQLKRPNVSRADPSGQTHMAPAANSTAPKLTTNDALAYLKAVKDIFHDKREKYDEFLEVMKDFKSQRIDTNGVIMRVKELFKGHRDLILGFNTFLPKGYEIKLPEEKKPIEFEEAIDFVNKIKNRFENDEHVYKSFLDILNMYRRDNKSIHEVHEEVAALFQNHQDLLEEFTHFLPDASATYALHHGYSGRTFSRRDDRSYMMPTLRHVHVDKRDRTHAAHVDRDFSVDRSDTEHDRKRRRRDREKDRKEDSDRKNHERDEDLELDSGDLDNTQHKHKLSSQKADDSTAELMQQGADGPILYSISSSTFDDKNALKSVYNQEFNFCEKVKEKLHPDTYQEFLKCLHIYSQEIVTRTELKNLVTDILGKYQDLMEGFNEFLAHCENIDGFLEGHMGRPAKMENRDKERDREFVEREKDHENERHAERERVDKGISHKATLCSNKEKYNLWKPISELDFSNCQRCTPSYRLLPKNYLIPPTSHRTELGESVLNDHWVSVTSGSEDYSFKHMRKNQYEESLFRCEDDRFEMDMLLESVNATTERVEELLEIMHDPAKSDNPMHSEENLTSLNLRCIERLYGDHGLDVMDVLQRNASLALPVILTRLKQKQEEWSRCRSDFNKVWSEIYAKNYHKSLDHRSFYFKQQDSKNLSTKTLLAEIKEINDKMKEEDVLLAVSVKNKHPIIPNMEFKYIDVDVHEDLYRIIKYSSGEVCTSSDQLDKVMRLWSTVLESLLGVPSRNQGVRDGQDIDSKSFVKTGIRELAESNGSPGVIKQNKTQNNILHEQAGSSKVGLVNGEVIAAENHSYDVDCAIWHGENLINDPHQGIVQASAPIVDEISPATVHAEELPDGNNVASTVEEVDTQTNPENITGSTGASLRTVNVGTELQGEPRSTSETLPSSEGGHSSRPIESANCGGSFGCNKDFKPTESSIFVKNSKIEREEGELSPTGDFEDNFVAYEDAAVTAAAKQKDISTSRQYQVTPGCGDAAGENNADDEDEESPERSTEASENASEAGEDVSGSESGNGEDCSHEDHEEDDAEPKAESEEEAEGMTEAHDVEGEITSLPYSERFLNTVKPLARHVPAALHYKHEKSSKIFYGNDSLYVLFRLHQILYERILSAKTNSSAAENKWRHSKDTNHPDLYAKFMSALFNLLDGSADNTKFEDDCRAIIGTQSYVLFTLDKLIYKVVKQLQAILSDEMNNKLLHLYLYEKSRRAGRHSDVVYNENVRVLLHDESIYRFESYSQSSDVTRLSIQLMDYGHEKPDVTAVAIDPNFSSYLYNDFLSSVPVRKRLQGVFMRRNKRKNVDGDEYSATSKAMNGIRVTNGLECKIACNSSKVSYVLDTEDLLLRMRKRTRYSSKEPTQADDTKAHRFHNFVSSFMSRS; from the exons ATGGGTTCGCAACTGAAACGACCTAACGTTTCCCGAGCGGATCC GTCTGGGCAAACCCATATGGCGCCAGCAGCTAATAGCACTGCTCCCAAGCTTACGACCAATGATGCCCTAGCCTATCTGAAGGCCGTGAAGGATATATTTCACGACAAAAGAGAAAAATACGATGAGTTTCTTGAGGTCATGAAGGACTTCAAGAGCCAGAG GATCGATACAAATGGAGTTATTATGAGGGTGAAGGAGTTATTTAAGGGGCATCGGGATCTAATCTTGGGGTTTAACACCTTCTTGCCAAAGGGATATGAGATTAAGCTACCAGAAGAAAAGAAACCAATTGAGTTTGAGGAGGCAATTGATTTTGTTAATAAAATCAAG AATCGTTTCGAGAATGATGAACATGTTTATAAGTCATTCTTAGATATCCTGAATATGTACCGTAGGGATAACAAGTCAATCCATGAGGTTCATGAAGAG GTAGCTGCCCTTTTTCAAAATCATCAAGATTTGCTTGAGGAATTCACACATTTTTTGCCTGATGCGTCAGCAACATATGCATTGCATCATGGATATAGTGGTCGAACTTTTTCACGTCGGGATGACAGGAGCTATATGATGCCTACATTAAGGCATGTTCATGTGGATAAG AGGGACAGGACTCATGCAGCACATGTTGACCGTGACTTTAGTGTGGATCGTTCTGATACAGAGCATGATAGAAAGAGAAGACGTCGAGATAGGGAAAAGGACAGGAAGGAAGATAGTGACAGGAAAAATCATGAACGAGACGAGGATTTGGAGCTGGATAGTGGTGATTTAGATAACACACAGCATAAGCATAAACTTTCTTCTCAAAAAGCTGATGACTCTACTGCTGAACTGATGCAACAAGGAGCTGATGGCCCTATCCTGTATAGCATTTCGTCTTCAACATTTGATGATAAAAATGCTTTGAAGA GTGTATATAATCAAGAATTTAATTTCTGTGAAAAAGTGAAGGAAAAGTTGCATCCTGACACCTACCAGGAATTTTTGAAATGCCTTCACATATACAGCCAAGAAATAGTAACTAGAACGGAACTAAAGAATCTG GTAACTGACATCCTAGGAAAGTATCAGGATCTCATGgaaggttttaatgaatttttagcACATTGTGAGAATATAG ATGGATTTCTAGAAG GGCATATGGGTAGACCAGCTAAAATGGAGAATAGAGACAAAGAAAGGGATCGTGAATTTGTTGAACGAGAGAAAGATCATGAAAACGAGAGACACGCTGAAAGAGAAAGAGTTGATAAAGGCATCTCACACAAGGCTACTCTATGCTcaaacaaagaaaaatataatttatggAAACCAATTTCAGAGCTAGACTTCTCAAATTGTCAACGATGTACTCCAAGTTACCGCCTTcttcccaaaaat TATCTTATACCCCCTACTAGCCACAGAACTGAACTTGGAGAATCTGTACTAAATGATCATTGGGTGTCGGTGACTTCTGGAAGTGAGGATTATTCTTTCAAACACATGCGAAAAAATCAATATGAAGAAAGCTTATTTAGATGTGAAGATGATAG ATTTGAGATGGATATGCTATTGGAATCAGTGAATGCAACAACTGAACGTGTTGAGGAATTGCTGGAAATAATGCATGATCCTGCCAAATCAGATAATCCTATGCACAGTGAAGAAAATCTTACAT CTCTAAATTTGAGATGTATCGAACGGTTATATGGAGACCATGGTCTTGATGTCATGGATGTGCTTCAGAGAAATGCTAGTCTTGCATTGCCAGTCATATTAACTCGTCTGAAGCAAAAGCAAGAAGAATGGTCTAGGTGCCGTTCAGATTTCAATAAAGTTTGGTCAGAAATATATGCCAAGAATTATCACAAGTCACTTGATCATCGCAGTTTCTATTTCAAGCAACAGGATTCAAAGAACTTGAGCACAAAAA CTTTGCTGGCtgagattaaagaaataaatgatAAGATGAAGGAGGAGGATGTTCTTCTTGCTGTTTCTGTTAAAAATAAGCACCCGATTATTCCCAATATGGAATTTAAGTATATAGATGTAGATGTCCATGAGGATTTATATCGAATCATAAAATATTCAAGTGGAGAAGTGTGCACATCTTCGGACCAGTTGGACAAAGTCATGAGGTTATGGAGTACTGTTTTGGAGTCCCTGTTGGGTGTTCCAAGTCGAAATCAAGGTGTACGAGATGGACAAGATATAGACTCAAAGAGTTTTGTCAAAACCGGCATCAGAGAATTGGCTGAAAGCAATGGGAGTCCTGGAGTAATTAAGCAAAATAAAACTCAAAATAATATTCTACACGAACAAGCAGGTTCAAGCAAGGTCGGCTTAGTAAATGGAGAAGTGATCGCTGCTGAAAATCATTCTTATGATGTAGattgtgccatttggcatggtgaaaatcTTATCAATGATCCACATCAAGGAATTGTGCAGGCTAGTGCTCCTATTGTTGATGAAATTTCTCCAGCAACTGTGCATGCAGAAGAGTTGCCGGATGGTAACAATGTTGCAAGCACTGTCGAGGAAGTCGACACTCAAACAAATCCAGAAAATATAACAG GGAGTACTGGTGCATCTTTGAGAACTGTCAATGTTGGAACAGAGCTACAAGGTGAACCTCGTTCAACCAGTGAAACTTTACCTTCGTCAGAG GGTGGACACTCTTCAAGGCCAATTGAATCTGCAAATTGTGGTGGCAGTTTTGGGTGTAATAAAGATTTCAAGCCTACTGAAAGTTCTATTTTCGTTAAGAATTCTAAGATTGAAAGAGAAGAAGGTGAATTGTCACCTACTGGAGATTTTGAGGATAATTTTGTAGCTTATGAAGATGCTGCTGTAACTGCAGCTGCTAAGCAGAAAGATATTTCTACTAGCAGACAGTACCAAGTCACGCCTGGATGTGGTGATGCTGCAGGTGAGAATAATGCTGATGATGAGGATGAAGAAAGTCCTGAACGATCCACTGAGGCCAGTGAAAATGCATCAGAGGCTGGTGAGGATGTGTCCGGCAGTGAATCTGGTAATGGTGAGGATTGTTCCCATGAAGATCATGAAGAGGATGATGCAGAGCCAAAGGCTGAAAGTGAAGAGGAAGCTGAAGGAATGACTGAAGCACATGATGTTGAAGGGGAAATTACATCATTACCATATTCAGAACGATTTCTGAACACTGTGAAACCTCTTGCTAGGCATGTACCTGCTGCATTGCATTATAAGCACGAAAAATCTTCCAAGATATTTTATGGAAATGATTCATTGTACGTGTTGTTTCGGCTTCATCAG ATATTGTATGAAAGGATACTCTCTGCTAAGACAAATTCATCTGCTGCTGAAAATAAATGGAGACATTCTAAAGATACAAACCATCCTGATTTATATGCCAA ATTTATGAGCGCTCTATTCAATCTACTTGATGGTTCTGCTGACAATACCAAATTTGAAGACGATTGTCGTGCTATTATTGGGACGCAGTCCTATGTACTATTTACATTGGATAAGCTAATCTATAAAGTTGTTAAACAG CTTCAAGCAATACTCTCAGATGAGATGAATAATAAGCTTCTCCATCTCTACTTGTATGAAAAATCAAGGCGAGCTGGGAGGCATTCAGATGTTGTTTATAATGAAAATGTCCGGGTTCTTCTGCATGATGAAAGTATATACAGATTTGAAAGT TATTCACAATCTTCAGATGTAACCCGACTATCAATCCAACTTATGGACTATGGACATGAAAAACCTGATGTTACTGCTGTTGCAATAGACCCCAACTTTTCATCTTACTTGTACAATGACTTTCTCTCAAGCGTTCCAGTGAGGAAAAGATTGCAAGGTGTCTTCATGAGGAG GAATAAGCGCAAAAATGTGGATGGCGACGAGTATTCTGCTACTTCCAAAGCCATGAACGGGATTCGAGTTACCAATGGCTTGGAGTGCAAGATAGCATGCAATTCATCAAAG GTGTCTTATGTGCTAGATACTGAGGATTTATTGCTTCGAATGAGAAAGAGAACAAGATATTCAAGCAAAGAACCCACACAAGCAGACGACACTAAAGCACATCGATTCCACAATTTTGTTTCCAGTTTCATGTCCAGATCTTAA